A single genomic interval of Hafnia alvei harbors:
- the pilW gene encoding type IV pilus biogenesis/stability protein PilW encodes MKLKMGWVIGLLTASLLVGCSSSKPEGEQMAAASQSRLELGLEYLNQGDLKAAQQNLEKARDAAPDDYRTQLGMALYQQRTGDNNAAQKSYQKAMNLAPQNGTVMNNYGAFLCSLGQYVAAQQQFSSAANLPDYGQVADSFENAGYCFLKAGQTDEARKLFSRALKSDPDKGVSLIAEAIREFDQGKRGDARVMLDVYNHILPASANSLWLQIRFAALDGRQTNLERYGKQLARNFPQSQQYQQFLANEY; translated from the coding sequence ATGAAGCTAAAAATGGGATGGGTAATAGGACTACTGACGGCGAGTTTGTTGGTGGGCTGTTCAAGCTCTAAACCCGAAGGAGAGCAGATGGCTGCGGCATCGCAAAGCCGGCTCGAACTTGGCTTGGAATACTTGAATCAGGGCGACTTAAAAGCCGCCCAACAAAATCTGGAGAAGGCACGAGATGCGGCTCCAGATGATTACCGAACCCAGCTTGGCATGGCGCTTTACCAGCAACGCACGGGCGATAACAATGCTGCGCAGAAAAGTTATCAAAAAGCGATGAATTTAGCGCCACAGAATGGCACTGTGATGAATAATTACGGTGCGTTTCTGTGTAGTTTAGGGCAGTATGTAGCGGCACAACAACAGTTTAGTTCAGCTGCAAATCTTCCTGATTACGGTCAGGTTGCAGATAGCTTCGAAAATGCAGGTTATTGTTTTCTAAAAGCAGGACAGACTGACGAAGCGCGAAAATTATTTAGTCGCGCTTTGAAGAGCGATCCGGATAAGGGAGTTTCGCTAATTGCGGAAGCTATCCGAGAATTTGACCAAGGGAAGCGCGGAGATGCGCGAGTAATGTTGGATGTTTACAATCATATTCTACCGGCGAGTGCCAATAGCCTATGGTTACAAATCCGCTTCGCTGCGTTAGATGGGCGCCAAACGAACTTAGAGCGTTATGGCAAACAACTAGCGCGAAATTTTCCACAATCTCAACAGTACCAGCAGTTCCTAGCGAATGAATACTGA
- a CDS encoding bifunctional tRNA (adenosine(37)-C2)-methyltransferase TrmG/ribosomal RNA large subunit methyltransferase RlmN, which produces MSESIVVESNLSEISAPVNAAQVDTVQPAPANSSEKINLLDLDRQQLREFFAKLGEKPFRADQVMKWMYHYCCDNFDEMTDINKVLRNKLKEIAEIRAPEVAEEQRSTDGTIKWAIQVGDQRVETVYIPEDDRATLCVSSQVGCALECKFCSTAQQGFNRNLRVSEIIGQVWRAAKIIGAHKVTGQRPITNVVMMGMGEPLLNLNNVVPAMNIMLDDFGFGLSKRRVTLSTSGVVPALEKLGDMIDVALAISLHAPTDEIRNEIVPINRKYNIETFLGAVRRYLEKSNANQGRVTVEYVMLDHINDGMDHAHQLAECLKDTPCKINLIPWNPFPDAPYGRSSNSRVDRFSKVLMEYGFTVIVRKTRGDDIDAACGQLAGDVIDRTKRTIKKKMAGEPIMVREV; this is translated from the coding sequence ATGTCTGAATCTATTGTCGTCGAGTCAAACTTGTCTGAAATTAGCGCACCAGTAAATGCTGCGCAGGTTGATACTGTGCAACCTGCCCCGGCCAATTCGTCGGAAAAAATTAACCTTCTCGATCTTGATCGCCAACAACTGCGTGAGTTCTTCGCTAAGTTAGGTGAGAAGCCGTTCCGCGCCGATCAGGTGATGAAATGGATGTATCACTATTGCTGCGATAATTTTGATGAGATGACCGACATCAATAAGGTGTTGCGTAACAAACTCAAAGAGATCGCTGAAATTCGCGCACCAGAAGTGGCCGAGGAGCAACGCTCAACCGATGGCACCATTAAATGGGCGATTCAGGTCGGCGACCAACGTGTAGAAACGGTTTATATCCCAGAAGACGATCGCGCCACGCTGTGTGTCTCTTCGCAGGTGGGGTGTGCGTTGGAGTGTAAATTCTGTTCTACCGCGCAGCAGGGCTTTAACCGCAATCTGCGCGTATCTGAAATTATCGGTCAGGTATGGCGTGCAGCTAAGATTATTGGTGCTCACAAAGTTACCGGCCAACGCCCGATCACCAACGTGGTGATGATGGGGATGGGCGAGCCTTTACTGAACCTGAATAACGTTGTGCCAGCCATGAATATCATGCTGGACGACTTTGGTTTTGGTCTGTCTAAGCGTCGTGTCACCTTGTCGACATCAGGTGTTGTCCCTGCATTGGAAAAACTGGGTGACATGATCGACGTGGCGCTGGCTATCTCTCTGCATGCGCCGACGGATGAAATTCGTAACGAAATTGTGCCTATCAACCGTAAATACAATATCGAGACTTTCCTTGGGGCTGTGCGCCGCTACTTAGAGAAATCTAACGCTAATCAAGGACGTGTCACGGTTGAGTACGTGATGTTGGATCATATCAATGATGGTATGGATCACGCACATCAGTTGGCAGAGTGTCTGAAAGATACCCCATGTAAGATTAACCTGATCCCATGGAACCCGTTCCCTGATGCACCTTACGGACGTAGCTCAAACAGCCGCGTAGACCGTTTTTCTAAGGTTCTGATGGAATATGGTTTTACCGTAATTGTGCGTAAAACGCGTGGTGATGACATTGATGCGGCCTGTGGACAGTTGGCCGGTGATGTTATTGACCGCACGAAACGCACGATTAAGAAAAAAATGGCCGGTGAACCTATTATGGTTCGCGAGGTCTGA
- a CDS encoding RHS repeat-associated core domain-containing protein — MTFTYWRYNLAGNRLINSYMHEAFMADMRHPGNRLSEDAHFYYQYDAHGNLTQKTRKRDAGEVHHYRYDRSHRLVSYLCAQDGEALRGGRYCYDPLGRRIGKQVMQHDQPKHISWFGWDGDKLVLTERDGTRIHTVYLPHSFVPLLRFEGDKPPTITPLADKLEQEVGITLPPDFKQTLHHIEQALRDNRLSEEQHAWLNQVQLSPEYLKTLLDPLPDTPYAAQLYDCNHLGTPQQLINLNGDIDWSITLDAWGNALSEENPHQLHQPIRMQGQQYDEESGLHYNRHRYYDPTIGRYITQDPIGLRGGLNFYVYPLSSLQFIDPLGLASTKLDGKKYRYITMMLILGQASRMDIFTMKIK; from the coding sequence ATGACATTCACTTATTGGCGATATAATCTCGCGGGCAACCGACTCATCAACAGCTATATGCACGAAGCTTTTATGGCCGACATGCGCCATCCGGGCAATCGCCTGAGCGAAGATGCGCACTTTTATTATCAGTACGATGCCCACGGCAATCTTACTCAAAAAACCCGCAAACGCGACGCGGGCGAAGTCCATCACTACCGCTACGACCGCAGTCATCGGCTCGTCAGCTACCTCTGCGCGCAAGACGGTGAAGCCCTGCGCGGCGGCCGCTACTGCTACGACCCGCTGGGGCGGCGCATCGGTAAACAGGTCATGCAGCACGACCAGCCCAAGCACATCAGCTGGTTCGGCTGGGACGGCGACAAACTGGTGCTCACCGAGCGCGATGGCACCCGCATCCACACGGTCTATTTGCCCCACAGCTTTGTGCCCCTGTTGCGGTTTGAAGGCGATAAGCCGCCCACAATCACCCCGCTGGCCGACAAACTCGAGCAGGAAGTGGGTATCACGCTGCCGCCCGATTTCAAGCAAACCCTGCACCACATCGAGCAGGCGCTACGCGACAACCGCCTCAGCGAAGAACAGCATGCGTGGCTCAATCAGGTACAGCTCAGCCCGGAATATCTGAAAACCCTGCTCGACCCGCTGCCGGATACGCCCTACGCCGCCCAGCTGTATGACTGCAACCACCTCGGCACACCGCAGCAGCTCATCAACCTCAACGGCGATATCGACTGGTCCATCACGCTGGACGCCTGGGGCAATGCGCTCAGTGAAGAAAACCCGCATCAGCTACATCAGCCAATACGAATGCAGGGGCAGCAATACGATGAAGAATCAGGCCTGCACTACAACCGCCATCGCTATTACGATCCGACGATAGGGCGGTATATTACTCAGGATCCGATTGGGTTGAGGGGTGGGTTAAACTTTTATGTTTACCCTTTAAGTTCTCTTCAATTTATAGATCCATTGGGTTTAGCATCAACTAAACTGGATGGAAAAAAATACAGGTACATAACAATGATGTTGATCCTTGGCCAAGCAAGCCGCATGGACATATTTACGATGAAAATCAAGTGA
- a CDS encoding RHS repeat-associated core domain-containing protein, producing MAGLPAARQTDETTIGGPITQGSLGVLIGAPSGVACSTCPNGQKVGKPVNPLLGAKVLSAETDVALPAAVPFILSRSYSSYQTDTPAPVGLLGPGWQLPSGVSLLVTKAGLILNDNGGRSLHFNTLAVGEAHFSRSESLWLVRGGLLERDKNHPLAMLWHTLPESWRLNSHLYLSTADALGPWWVLGISEDEGHTTLPAPLSARRFLRGMRDRFGQELQYFYDGTGVITEVEDSVGRRYRLEHQHIAEAVCTQRGGWGRDNGVRLSAVYLVHDPDFPDVPAEPLVRYEYTPRGELQTVYDRSGQAIRQFAYHPDLLGRMTAHRYLGRPVSRYTYDAQGRAVTQSNPNGLDYQFDYAADSTTVTDSLGRRETYYYTGEKGLKRVVKRTYADGSESHNEVAGYLLMAQTDALGRKTAFTHDITTSQLTSIVAPDRTRFGYNLHGLLTQTILPDDRRLTRSYDALGRLTAESDALNRTVRYAYADDSSSQPCAITDAGGGEKRLTWTRSGQLARYTDCSGNTTEYRYDRWGQRREICRPAALTLRYAYDARGRLISTENSTGERTQYHYNPAGDLITLTEPDGSQTVMTYDDNGRLLTRTHGGATQQFTYDAADRLIALTNENDAQMRFTYDAMDRLVEEVGFDGRVQRYRYNAAGELIESDDAGLITQWQHDILGRLVSRTHAVSHDTENTESEITRWEYNLDGQLIAAHHVSEGYPVSMLFERNLSGQINQEQQIVRAPDGSVLWQHRIQHRYDANSALLFTTPDGLPTLHWHTYGPGHLLGVALGEHSLLEFDRDTLHRETQRRFGESVLETGYTEVGRLHSLTLSTPNADPRAQEYRNTPRGQLSDIVSPFSSQHYEYDAAGRLIHERSAHRGADYHLDLAGNRLINRYMPEAFMADMRHPGNRLSEDAHYYYQYDQYGNLSQKTRKRDAGEVHHYRYDRSHRLVSYLCAQDGEPLRGGRYCYDPLGRRIGKQVMQRNQPKHISWFGWDGDKLVLTERDGTRIHTVYLPHSFVPLLRFEGDKPPTITPLADKLEQEVGITLPPDFKQTLHHIEQALRDNRLSEEQHAWLNQVQLSPEYLATLIDPLPDTPYAAQLYDCNHLGTPQQLINLNGDIDWSITLDAWGNALSEENPHQLHQPIRMQGQQYDEESGLHYNRHRYYDPTIGRYITQDPIGLRGE from the coding sequence ATGGCAGGATTACCCGCAGCGCGTCAAACAGACGAAACTACAATCGGCGGCCCTATCACGCAGGGCTCGTTAGGCGTGTTGATCGGCGCGCCCAGCGGCGTGGCCTGTTCGACCTGTCCCAATGGACAAAAAGTCGGTAAGCCCGTCAACCCGTTATTGGGCGCCAAAGTCCTCTCCGCCGAAACCGACGTTGCCTTACCGGCCGCCGTGCCCTTCATTCTGTCTCGCAGCTACAGCAGCTACCAAACCGATACCCCTGCGCCTGTCGGACTGCTCGGCCCCGGCTGGCAATTGCCCAGCGGCGTCAGCCTGCTGGTGACCAAAGCCGGCCTTATCCTCAACGACAACGGCGGGCGCAGCCTGCATTTCAACACGCTCGCCGTTGGTGAGGCGCATTTCAGCCGCAGCGAATCCCTGTGGCTGGTGCGCGGCGGCCTGCTGGAACGCGACAAAAACCACCCGCTGGCGATGCTTTGGCACACCCTACCCGAATCGTGGCGGTTAAATTCACACCTGTACTTGAGTACCGCCGATGCTCTCGGCCCGTGGTGGGTGCTCGGTATTTCGGAAGACGAAGGCCACACCACACTCCCTGCCCCCTTATCCGCGCGGCGTTTTTTGCGCGGCATGCGTGACCGTTTTGGGCAGGAATTACAGTACTTTTATGATGGCACCGGCGTCATCACCGAGGTTGAGGACAGCGTGGGGCGGCGTTATCGGCTTGAGCACCAGCATATCGCCGAGGCGGTCTGTACGCAGCGCGGCGGCTGGGGACGTGACAACGGCGTTCGCCTGTCGGCGGTGTATTTGGTGCATGACCCTGACTTTCCCGATGTGCCCGCTGAGCCGCTGGTGCGTTATGAATACACCCCGCGCGGTGAACTACAAACCGTGTATGACCGCAGCGGGCAGGCCATTCGCCAGTTCGCCTATCATCCCGATTTACTCGGACGCATGACCGCCCATCGCTATCTGGGTCGCCCCGTCAGCCGCTATACCTACGATGCACAGGGCCGCGCCGTGACCCAAAGCAACCCCAACGGGCTGGATTATCAGTTCGATTACGCGGCAGATAGCACCACGGTGACCGACAGCCTAGGTCGTCGTGAAACCTACTATTACACCGGTGAAAAAGGCCTTAAACGGGTGGTGAAGCGCACCTACGCCGACGGCAGCGAAAGCCACAACGAGGTGGCGGGTTATCTGTTGATGGCGCAAACCGATGCGCTGGGGCGAAAAACGGCGTTCACCCACGATATTACCACCAGTCAGCTCACCAGCATCGTCGCCCCCGACCGCACCCGCTTTGGCTATAATCTCCACGGTTTACTGACTCAAACGATACTGCCCGATGACCGTCGCCTCACGCGCAGCTATGACGCGCTTGGCCGCCTGACCGCAGAAAGTGATGCCCTTAACCGCACCGTGCGCTATGCCTATGCCGATGACAGCAGCTCACAGCCCTGTGCCATCACCGATGCGGGCGGCGGAGAGAAACGCCTGACGTGGACGCGCAGCGGCCAGCTGGCCCGCTACACCGACTGCTCGGGCAACACCACCGAATACCGCTATGACCGCTGGGGGCAGCGCCGTGAGATTTGCCGCCCCGCAGCCCTCACCTTACGTTATGCATACGACGCTCGTGGCCGCCTGATAAGCACGGAAAATAGCACCGGTGAACGCACCCAGTATCACTACAATCCCGCGGGTGATTTAATCACGCTGACCGAGCCCGACGGCAGCCAAACCGTGATGACCTACGATGACAACGGCCGTTTGCTCACGCGCACCCACGGCGGTGCCACCCAGCAGTTTACCTATGACGCCGCCGACCGACTGATTGCGCTCACTAATGAAAATGATGCCCAGATGCGTTTTACCTATGACGCGATGGACAGATTGGTGGAAGAAGTGGGCTTTGACGGACGGGTTCAGCGCTATCGCTACAACGCGGCTGGGGAATTAATAGAAAGCGACGATGCCGGCCTGATAACCCAGTGGCAGCATGATATTTTGGGTCGATTGGTGAGTCGCACCCACGCAGTGAGTCACGATACAGAAAATACAGAAAGCGAGATAACGCGTTGGGAATATAACCTCGACGGCCAGCTAATAGCCGCGCATCACGTCAGCGAAGGCTACCCCGTCAGCATGTTGTTTGAACGCAACCTGTCTGGGCAAATTAACCAAGAGCAGCAGATTGTCCGCGCGCCCGACGGCAGCGTGTTGTGGCAACACCGCATCCAGCATCGTTATGATGCCAACAGCGCCCTGCTGTTCACCACGCCCGATGGCCTACCTACCCTGCACTGGCACACCTACGGCCCCGGTCATCTGCTCGGCGTGGCGCTCGGCGAACACAGCCTACTGGAGTTCGACCGCGATACCTTACACCGAGAGACTCAGCGCCGCTTTGGCGAGAGCGTGTTGGAAACGGGCTATACCGAGGTCGGACGCCTGCACAGCCTCACGCTCAGTACCCCCAACGCCGACCCGCGCGCACAGGAATACCGCAATACGCCGCGTGGCCAGCTGAGCGATATCGTCAGCCCATTCTCATCCCAGCATTATGAATATGACGCCGCCGGCCGCCTCATCCATGAACGCAGCGCCCACCGCGGCGCAGACTACCACCTTGACCTTGCGGGCAACCGACTCATCAACCGCTACATGCCCGAAGCTTTTATGGCCGACATGCGCCATCCGGGTAATCGCCTGAGCGAAGATGCGCATTATTATTATCAGTATGACCAGTACGGCAACCTCAGCCAAAAAACCCGCAAACGCGACGCGGGCGAAGTCCATCACTACCGCTACGACCGCAGCCATCGGCTCGTCAGCTACCTCTGCGCGCAAGACGGTGAACCCCTGCGCGGCGGCCGCTACTGCTACGACCCGTTAGGGCGACGCATCGGTAAACAGGTCATGCAGCGCAACCAACCCAAGCACATCAGCTGGTTCGGCTGGGACGGCGACAAACTGGTGCTCACCGAACGCGATGGCACCCGCATTCACACGGTCTATTTGCCCCACAGCTTTGTGCCCCTGCTGCGTTTTGAAGGCGATAAGCCGCCCACAATTACCCCGCTGGCCGACAAACTCGAGCAGGAAGTGGGTATTACCCTGCCGCCCGATTTCAAGCAAACCCTGCACCACATCGAGCAGGCGCTACGCGACAACCGCCTCAGCGAAGAACAGCACGCGTGGCTCAATCAGGTTCAGCTCAGCCCGGAATATCTGGCCACCCTAATCGACCCGCTGCCGGATACGCCCTACGCCGCCCAGCTGTACGACTGCAACCACCTCGGCACGCCACAACAGCTCATCAACCTCAACGGCGATATCGACTGGTCCATCACGCTGGACGCCTGGGGCAATGCGCTCAGTGAAGAAAACCCGCATCAGCTGCACCAGCCAATCAGAATGCAGGGGCAGCAATACGATGAAGAATCCGGCCTGCACTACAACCGCCATCGCTATTACGATCCGACGATAGGGCGGTATATTACTCAGGATCCTATTGGGTTGAGGGGGGAATGA
- a CDS encoding M91 family zinc metallopeptidase yields MSFYSYPVNPLQFIDPLGLKFSVTGDRTDFDTAITYLKKDPGMAKMINEIEKYKYSLGVDTNTNSTNGDNFNSMVMKIHWNPHAALLCSNGKKQSPALGLGHEIAHAHEYMFGNIDDYYKRINSKMSNYENKEEYRVITGPESTAAKTLDEGIRTDHFGTDYSVPSPISH; encoded by the coding sequence ATGAGTTTTTATTCCTATCCTGTGAACCCGTTGCAATTTATAGATCCATTGGGGTTAAAGTTCAGTGTCACTGGAGATAGAACAGATTTTGATACAGCAATTACGTATCTGAAAAAAGATCCAGGGATGGCGAAAATGATTAATGAAATAGAAAAATATAAATATTCACTAGGAGTCGATACTAATACGAATAGTACCAATGGCGATAACTTTAATAGTATGGTGATGAAAATTCATTGGAACCCACATGCAGCCTTATTATGTTCCAATGGTAAAAAACAATCTCCTGCCTTGGGCCTCGGGCACGAAATAGCACATGCTCACGAGTATATGTTTGGAAATATAGATGATTATTACAAAAGAATAAATAGCAAAATGAGCAATTATGAAAACAAAGAAGAGTATAGAGTCATTACAGGCCCAGAAAGCACAGCGGCTAAAACTTTAGATGAGGGAATAAGAACAGATCATTTTGGAACTGATTATTCCGTCCCCAGCCCAATATCTCACTGA
- the ndk gene encoding nucleoside-diphosphate kinase, which translates to MTVERTFSIVKPNAVAKNVIGAIYSRFEAAGLKIVAAKMVHLTREQAEGFYAEHKGRPFFDGLVDFMTSGPIMVQVLEGKDAVRRNREIMGATNPENALAGTLRADYADSLTENAAHGSDSLESAEREIAYFFANNEVCPRTR; encoded by the coding sequence ATGACAGTAGAACGTACCTTCTCCATCGTAAAACCGAATGCGGTGGCTAAAAATGTTATCGGCGCTATTTATTCTCGCTTTGAAGCAGCTGGCCTGAAAATTGTTGCGGCAAAAATGGTTCATCTGACTCGTGAACAGGCTGAAGGTTTCTATGCCGAACACAAAGGTCGCCCGTTCTTTGACGGTCTGGTGGATTTCATGACTTCTGGCCCAATCATGGTTCAGGTTCTGGAAGGCAAAGATGCCGTTCGTCGTAATCGTGAAATCATGGGCGCGACCAATCCTGAAAATGCTTTAGCTGGCACATTGCGTGCTGACTATGCGGATAGCCTGACTGAAAATGCCGCTCACGGTTCTGATTCATTAGAGTCCGCCGAGCGCGAAATCGCATATTTCTTTGCAAACAATGAAGTTTGCCCGCGCACTCGTTAA
- the pbpC gene encoding peptidoglycan glycosyltransferase PbpC (penicillin-binding protein 1C) yields MSLKRLRKRCVIIALLALLIGSGLWLADKVWPLPLSDVQVARVVVAEDGSPLWRFADGQGVWRYPVTIKQVSPYYLQALLTYEDRWFYKHPGINPFAIARAAWQDLSHGEIISGGSTLSMQVARLLDPHPRTFGGKVRQIWRTAQLEWHLSKTQILELYLNRAPFGGTLQGIGAASWAYLGKPPDELTRGEAALLAVLPQAPSRLRPDRYPERAQAARNKVLDRLVQYQVWTKQQADDVKQEPVWLASRQMPQTAPLLARRMVQTYPHQDVIQTTIDAALQRQLETLAQGWLSRLPAKTSVGVLIVDHTDMQVKAYLGSLNFADRSRFGYVDMVSAWRSPGSTLKPFLYGLALDDGIIHNESLLQDVPRRFGDYRPGNFDTGFHGAVAASEALTRSLNLPAVQLMEAYGPKRFTAELRNAGLTLRFPAYAEPNLSLILGGAGIRLDQLVSAYSSLARQGQSADLRFVPTEKIHNRPLMSPGAAWIIRRTLAGQARPEPDDSLSAVVPLAWKTGTSFGYRDAWAVGVNARYTIGVWVGRPDGTPVAGQFGYATAIPLLFQLNNLLLNNPRLRGNGWPTDPRPRSVSSAVICWPGGQPLNAQDTNCRQRRFAWILDGTIPPTLVAPGQESSQGIWLRQWLNDKGERVAPECVGAVEKKLALWPLPLEPWLPEAEKRSHRLPMVSQTCPPPVETISAPLILIGLNNGSILRRPPGKTRIDLRLTTQGGIGERWWFLNGELVSQEPQFAYSFTRAGRYQLTVMDDGGQLTSADFQVE; encoded by the coding sequence ATGTCACTGAAACGTTTACGCAAGCGGTGCGTGATAATCGCACTGCTTGCGCTGCTGATTGGTAGTGGGTTGTGGCTGGCTGATAAGGTCTGGCCGCTTCCACTTAGCGATGTGCAAGTCGCGCGGGTTGTAGTGGCTGAGGACGGCTCGCCGCTGTGGCGCTTTGCTGATGGGCAAGGCGTATGGCGCTATCCTGTTACGATCAAGCAAGTGTCACCGTATTATCTTCAGGCTCTGTTAACTTACGAAGATCGCTGGTTCTATAAGCACCCGGGTATTAACCCTTTTGCTATTGCGCGGGCGGCTTGGCAAGACCTCAGTCACGGTGAGATTATTTCCGGAGGAAGCACCCTGTCTATGCAGGTTGCGCGTTTACTCGATCCTCATCCCCGCACCTTCGGTGGCAAAGTGCGTCAAATCTGGCGTACGGCACAGCTAGAATGGCATCTCTCCAAGACTCAAATCCTTGAGCTCTATCTTAATCGCGCGCCCTTTGGTGGCACGCTACAAGGCATCGGTGCGGCAAGTTGGGCCTATTTAGGCAAGCCGCCTGATGAGCTCACGCGCGGAGAGGCTGCTTTACTCGCCGTATTACCTCAGGCGCCAAGTCGTTTACGTCCAGATCGCTACCCAGAGCGTGCGCAGGCGGCGCGCAACAAGGTGCTCGATCGCTTGGTGCAGTATCAAGTATGGACAAAACAGCAGGCGGATGATGTGAAGCAGGAGCCTGTTTGGTTGGCTTCACGACAAATGCCGCAGACAGCGCCACTGTTAGCACGGCGCATGGTGCAAACCTATCCACATCAGGATGTCATTCAGACAACAATTGATGCCGCTCTACAGCGGCAGCTTGAAACGTTAGCGCAGGGATGGCTTTCGCGTCTGCCGGCGAAAACATCAGTAGGCGTGCTGATTGTCGATCATACGGATATGCAGGTGAAGGCTTATTTGGGATCGCTGAACTTTGCTGACCGCTCGCGTTTTGGCTATGTGGATATGGTAAGCGCGTGGCGTTCTCCCGGCTCCACTCTTAAGCCGTTTTTGTATGGGCTTGCGCTAGATGATGGGATCATCCACAACGAATCTTTGCTGCAGGACGTGCCGCGCCGTTTTGGCGATTATCGGCCGGGAAATTTTGATACGGGATTTCATGGCGCCGTAGCTGCGAGTGAAGCACTCACGCGTTCGTTGAATCTCCCCGCGGTACAGCTGATGGAGGCCTATGGCCCAAAACGTTTTACCGCCGAACTGCGCAATGCAGGGCTAACATTACGTTTTCCCGCTTATGCTGAGCCTAACTTATCACTCATTCTAGGCGGCGCGGGCATTAGGCTAGATCAGCTGGTTTCTGCTTACAGCTCGTTAGCGCGGCAGGGACAAAGTGCTGATTTACGTTTTGTACCGACAGAAAAAATTCATAATCGACCGCTGATGTCGCCGGGGGCTGCGTGGATTATCCGTCGCACGCTGGCAGGGCAGGCAAGGCCTGAACCGGATGACTCCTTATCGGCGGTAGTTCCGCTGGCATGGAAGACGGGAACCAGTTTTGGCTATCGTGATGCATGGGCCGTAGGCGTGAACGCTCGCTACACTATTGGCGTGTGGGTTGGGCGTCCAGACGGTACTCCGGTTGCTGGACAATTTGGCTACGCCACTGCGATACCGTTGCTGTTTCAACTTAATAATTTACTGCTGAATAATCCACGTTTACGCGGCAATGGATGGCCGACAGACCCTCGGCCGCGCTCGGTCTCCAGTGCGGTGATCTGCTGGCCCGGCGGCCAGCCGCTGAACGCGCAGGATACCAACTGTCGCCAACGCCGCTTTGCATGGATACTGGATGGCACCATTCCACCTACGCTCGTTGCCCCAGGGCAGGAAAGCAGTCAGGGAATTTGGCTGCGTCAGTGGTTAAACGATAAAGGCGAACGTGTTGCTCCTGAATGCGTGGGAGCGGTTGAGAAAAAGCTGGCGCTATGGCCGTTGCCATTAGAACCGTGGCTCCCTGAGGCCGAAAAAAGATCCCACCGTTTGCCGATGGTAAGCCAAACCTGTCCACCGCCGGTCGAGACAATTTCTGCACCACTCATTTTGATTGGGCTCAATAATGGTTCGATTCTGCGCCGTCCGCCGGGTAAGACTCGCATCGATTTGCGCTTAACGACGCAAGGTGGGATAGGGGAACGCTGGTGGTTTTTAAATGGAGAACTGGTTTCTCAGGAACCACAGTTTGCCTATAGTTTCACGCGTGCAGGACGATATCAGCTAACGGTAATGGACGACGGCGGCCAACTGACTAGCGCTGATTTTCAGGTGGAATAA